A single region of the Streptomyces sp. NBC_01262 genome encodes:
- a CDS encoding phage tail sheath C-terminal domain-containing protein, translating into MPTTPTYPGVYIEELPSSVRTIGAVTTSVTAFVGHTRRGPVNRPVTITSFADFERQFGGLATESAVSYAVQQFFVNGGTVAVVVRAVAAASGKAASVALGSTQTSTATSVLQLTAKEPGAWGGGLRVAVDYDTTAPEETFNLQILDVSGGARESFTGLSARESDPNFAAVIITSGSSLVEAKVLAEGRPDPVGTVSKAFAETLPDLTAEISVKIGEVTREFTIHDPDQDGAAPTTVAQLALLLERKLRALPDAPGKRAFAGTRVTAFGNRLQVVAGSTDPADTVRFIGEAANNLGLEGSVEPPVFALTGGEDGGAPGPTDLTGSEAGKTGIQALRDVQDLNLLVLPELAAYEDINDQITVLSAAQALAEEKRFFVIADAPASWDSVDAARAGLSAFDSVRGNHAALYFPALELTDPLTGRLRSFPPSGAIAGIYARTDSERGIWKAPAGTETRITGVRALTVAATDRENGLLNPLALNNIRNFPVVGPVIWGARTLQGADALSSQWKYVPVRRLALLLEESLYRGLKWVVFEPNDERLWSQIRLNVGAFLHTLFRQGAFQGTTAREAYFVKCDSSTTTQDDINRGVVNVVVGFAPLKPAEFVIVKIEQLAGQFEV; encoded by the coding sequence ATGCCCACAACACCGACCTATCCCGGTGTATACATCGAAGAACTTCCCAGTAGCGTCCGGACCATTGGGGCGGTGACCACCTCGGTCACCGCGTTCGTCGGGCACACGCGCCGGGGGCCTGTGAACAGGCCGGTCACCATCACCAGTTTCGCCGATTTCGAGCGGCAATTCGGCGGTCTCGCGACCGAGAGCGCGGTGAGTTACGCCGTTCAGCAGTTCTTCGTCAACGGCGGGACCGTCGCCGTCGTCGTACGCGCGGTGGCGGCCGCCAGCGGCAAGGCCGCCTCGGTCGCGCTGGGTTCGACACAGACGAGTACGGCCACTTCCGTACTGCAGTTGACCGCCAAGGAGCCGGGCGCCTGGGGTGGCGGGCTGCGGGTGGCGGTCGACTACGACACGACGGCGCCCGAGGAGACCTTCAACCTGCAGATCCTCGACGTCTCCGGCGGGGCCCGCGAGTCGTTCACCGGCCTGTCGGCGCGGGAGTCGGACCCCAACTTCGCCGCGGTGATCATCACTTCGGGGTCGTCGCTGGTCGAGGCGAAGGTGCTGGCCGAAGGCCGGCCGGACCCGGTGGGGACGGTCTCCAAGGCGTTCGCCGAGACGCTCCCGGACCTGACGGCCGAGATCAGCGTCAAGATCGGGGAGGTGACACGGGAGTTCACCATCCACGATCCGGACCAGGACGGCGCGGCCCCCACCACCGTCGCCCAACTCGCCCTGCTGCTGGAGCGCAAGCTGCGCGCGCTCCCCGACGCGCCCGGCAAGCGCGCCTTCGCCGGCACCAGGGTGACCGCCTTCGGCAACCGGCTGCAGGTCGTCGCGGGCTCCACAGACCCGGCGGACACCGTCCGTTTCATCGGCGAGGCGGCCAACAACCTCGGTCTCGAAGGCTCCGTGGAGCCGCCGGTCTTCGCGCTCACGGGCGGCGAGGACGGGGGAGCCCCCGGTCCCACCGACCTCACCGGCAGCGAGGCCGGCAAGACGGGCATCCAGGCACTGCGCGACGTCCAGGACCTCAACCTCCTGGTGCTCCCCGAGCTCGCGGCCTATGAGGACATCAACGACCAGATCACCGTGCTCTCCGCCGCCCAGGCGCTCGCCGAGGAGAAGCGGTTCTTTGTGATCGCCGACGCTCCCGCGTCCTGGGACAGCGTCGACGCCGCCCGCGCCGGACTGTCCGCCTTCGACTCGGTACGCGGCAACCACGCGGCCCTGTACTTCCCCGCGCTGGAACTGACCGACCCGCTCACCGGGCGGCTGCGCTCCTTCCCGCCGTCCGGCGCCATCGCCGGGATCTACGCCCGCACCGACAGCGAGCGCGGCATCTGGAAGGCCCCGGCCGGCACCGAGACCCGGATCACCGGGGTCCGCGCGCTCACCGTCGCGGCCACCGACCGGGAGAACGGGCTGCTCAACCCGCTGGCCCTGAACAACATCCGCAACTTCCCGGTGGTCGGCCCGGTGATCTGGGGCGCGCGCACCCTGCAGGGCGCCGACGCGCTGTCCTCGCAGTGGAAGTACGTACCCGTGCGACGGCTCGCACTCCTGCTGGAGGAGAGCCTGTACCGCGGGCTGAAATGGGTGGTGTTCGAGCCCAACGACGAGCGGCTCTGGTCGCAGATCCGGCTCAATGTCGGGGCGTTCCTGCACACGCTCTTCCGGCAGGGCGCCTTCCAGGGCACCACCGCCCGCGAGGCGTACTTCGTCAAGTGCGACTCCTCCACGACCACCCAGGACGACATCAATCGCGGGGTGGTCAATGTGGTCGTCGGATTCGCGCCGCTCAAGCCCGCGGAATTCGTGATCGTCAAGATTGAGCAGCTGGCCGGACAGTTCGAGGTATAG
- a CDS encoding phage tail protein, with the protein MAEFTVNAQRFDPYKNFKFLVVWDGRVVAGISKISPLKRTTEVVKHRHGGDPSSPRKSPGRTEFEAVTLERGVTHDPEFDRWANKVWQVGSGRGSEVSLADFRKDLVIQVLNEAGQVAVAHKIYRAWPSEYQILGELDANANAVAIQSLKLEVEGWERDYEVPEPEEPSFQQPA; encoded by the coding sequence ATGGCCGAGTTCACCGTCAATGCGCAGCGGTTCGACCCTTACAAGAACTTCAAGTTCCTGGTGGTGTGGGACGGACGCGTCGTCGCAGGTATCAGCAAGATCAGCCCGCTCAAGCGGACGACAGAGGTGGTGAAACACCGCCATGGCGGCGATCCCAGCTCGCCGCGTAAATCGCCCGGACGTACCGAATTCGAGGCTGTCACCCTGGAACGGGGTGTCACCCACGACCCGGAATTCGACCGCTGGGCGAACAAGGTGTGGCAGGTCGGTTCCGGCCGCGGATCGGAGGTCTCGCTCGCCGATTTCCGTAAGGACCTGGTCATTCAGGTGCTCAACGAGGCCGGGCAGGTCGCGGTGGCGCACAAGATCTACCGGGCCTGGCCGAGCGAGTACCAGATCCTCGGCGAGCTCGACGCCAACGCCAACGCTGTCGCCATCCAGAGCCTGAAACTCGAAGTCGAGGGCTGGGAGCGGGACTACGAGGTGCCCGAGCCCGAAGAGCCCAGCTTCCAGCAGCCCGCCTAG
- a CDS encoding T4 family baseplate hub assembly chaperone — protein MSVEQAALLAIWEAGAAAGGSSAHRALLLHSAARPAAGPDELRSVPVGERDADLYALRSRLFGERMEVRVTCESCAEEMEFGFGTGEVIRAAAPVTGPLEIEADGWSVRFRLPTTGDLAAVEDAADPRAALVARCVLEAVRAGKPAAPDRLPERVRRLVARTAAEADPCADVTLKVECPQCGHQASAELDIVSYLWAELDAWARGILLDIHLLASAYGWSEPEILALSPLRRRYYLELCADA, from the coding sequence GTGAGCGTCGAGCAGGCAGCCCTGCTGGCCATCTGGGAGGCCGGAGCCGCGGCGGGTGGCAGCAGTGCCCACCGGGCCCTGCTGCTGCACTCCGCCGCCCGCCCGGCGGCCGGCCCCGACGAACTGCGGTCGGTGCCGGTCGGCGAGCGGGACGCCGACCTGTACGCCCTGCGGAGCAGGCTGTTCGGCGAGCGGATGGAGGTCCGGGTCACCTGTGAGAGCTGCGCCGAGGAGATGGAGTTCGGCTTCGGTACGGGCGAGGTCATCCGGGCCGCCGCCCCGGTGACCGGCCCGCTGGAGATCGAGGCCGACGGCTGGAGCGTCCGGTTCCGGCTGCCGACCACCGGCGATCTGGCGGCCGTCGAGGACGCGGCCGACCCCCGGGCGGCCCTGGTCGCCAGATGCGTCCTGGAAGCCGTACGGGCCGGGAAACCGGCCGCGCCCGACCGGCTCCCGGAACGGGTGCGGCGGCTGGTGGCCCGCACCGCCGCCGAGGCCGACCCGTGCGCCGATGTGACGCTCAAGGTCGAGTGCCCGCAATGCGGTCACCAGGCCTCGGCCGAGCTGGACATCGTCTCCTACCTCTGGGCCGAGCTCGACGCGTGGGCCCGCGGCATCCTCCTCGACATCCATCTGCTCGCCTCGGCCTACGGCTGGAGCGAGCCCGAGATCCTGGCGCTCAGCCCGCTGCGCCGCCGCTACTACCTGGAGCTGTGCGCCGATGCCTGA
- a CDS encoding DUF4255 domain-containing protein, translated as MSNSLAIATVTEALRRHIANSLGPEITFAVDVAARKPPADPPTDPTITVFLYQVTPNASRRNADAPTRATDGTVLTRPAAALDLHYLISCYGEESELVSQRLLGSVVRTLHEFPVLPVPLIEEAAALPHLQGSDLAEAAQRIRFTPTSMDIDDTSKLWGMLYQTPYALSLCYQGVLVLIDGRSEPVAGKPVQTRTVRAVPSTGQPATG; from the coding sequence ATGAGCAACTCCCTGGCCATCGCCACGGTCACCGAGGCACTGCGCCGGCACATCGCCAACTCCCTCGGCCCCGAGATCACCTTCGCGGTCGACGTAGCCGCCCGCAAACCCCCGGCCGACCCGCCCACCGACCCGACCATCACCGTCTTCCTGTACCAGGTCACCCCCAACGCCTCGCGACGCAACGCCGACGCGCCCACCCGCGCCACCGACGGCACCGTCCTCACCAGGCCCGCCGCCGCGCTCGACCTGCACTACCTCATCAGCTGCTACGGGGAGGAGTCGGAGCTCGTCTCCCAGCGACTGCTCGGCTCCGTCGTGCGGACCCTGCACGAATTCCCCGTACTGCCGGTGCCGTTGATCGAGGAGGCGGCCGCCCTGCCACACCTGCAGGGGTCCGACCTCGCCGAGGCGGCACAGAGGATCCGCTTCACACCCACCTCGATGGACATCGACGACACCTCCAAGCTCTGGGGCATGCTCTACCAGACCCCCTACGCCCTCTCCCTCTGCTACCAGGGCGTTCTCGTCCTCATCGACGGCCGCAGCGAGCCGGTCGCCGGCAAGCCCGTGCAGACCCGCACCGTGCGCGCCGTCCCGTCCACCGGCCAACCGGCAACGGGCTGA
- a CDS encoding ATP-binding protein, with the protein MGGAYGEDGLHRQSLAAAVEAVLARLDAHAGMSVAGGGHADHAADAGHEAPGAAPTALDTLCSCFGLTPFERDVLVLAAAVEVDATAAGRCGAAAADPARPYPTFALALAALADPHWSALAPVGPLRRWRLVELDDAATGLTTARLRIDERILHFLVGVPYLDVRLHGLLTRVPAPAEGLPATHERAAATIAIGWAAGHIELAGADRRSRWDVAASAARSSGLSLYAVAADDLPTDPADRDRLARLWQREAILLPAALLVEADAHGDPGGRDRAAAVDAFIAGLAVPVVLSSTDPQPAARTTRAERVTVPPLTPEEQLLVWTDALDDVPQVSERDLRGLVAQFSLPAHVIRSAATTVSRAPDGDDATALAWRAGLYESRMALDELGRRIEPRADWDDLVVAGRQREVLGEVVAHVRQRATVHQEWGFENVLRRGLGVTALFAGGSGTGKTLAAEVIAGELGVDLFVIDLSQVVSKYIGETEKNLRRVFDAAERGGALLLFDEADALFGKRSEVKDSHDRYANLEVSYLLMRMEAYRGLAILTTNMKKALDSAFMRRIRFVVDFPFPGVPERAEIWRRVIPKQTPSKGLDAERLAQLTVAGGSIRNIALAGAFLAAEEGCALQMRHLLAAAVRSTSSSTAPSPPRRCRDGTERHRTERHGTQRHGTERIRPRPGPQDQGRDRRTGSRRLRLHRP; encoded by the coding sequence ATGGGCGGGGCATACGGCGAGGACGGACTGCACCGGCAGTCGCTGGCGGCGGCCGTGGAGGCCGTGCTCGCACGCCTCGACGCACACGCGGGTATGTCCGTGGCGGGAGGCGGCCACGCCGACCACGCCGCCGATGCCGGCCACGAGGCGCCGGGTGCGGCGCCCACCGCGCTCGACACCCTCTGCTCCTGCTTCGGGCTCACCCCCTTCGAACGCGATGTCCTCGTCCTGGCCGCCGCCGTCGAGGTGGACGCGACAGCCGCGGGCCGCTGCGGAGCGGCCGCCGCCGACCCGGCCCGCCCCTACCCCACCTTCGCCCTCGCCCTGGCGGCCCTCGCCGACCCGCACTGGAGCGCACTGGCCCCGGTGGGCCCGCTGCGCCGCTGGCGGCTGGTCGAGCTGGACGACGCGGCCACCGGGCTCACCACCGCCCGGCTGCGGATCGACGAGCGGATCCTGCACTTCCTCGTCGGCGTCCCCTACCTCGACGTACGGCTGCACGGCCTGCTGACCCGCGTCCCCGCGCCCGCCGAAGGCCTCCCGGCCACGCACGAACGAGCCGCCGCGACCATCGCCATCGGCTGGGCGGCGGGACACATCGAGCTGGCCGGCGCCGATCGCCGCAGCCGCTGGGACGTGGCCGCCTCGGCCGCCCGCAGCTCCGGCCTGAGCCTGTACGCGGTCGCCGCCGATGACCTGCCCACCGACCCGGCCGACCGCGACCGGCTCGCCCGGCTGTGGCAGCGCGAGGCGATCCTGCTGCCCGCCGCTCTGCTGGTCGAGGCCGACGCGCACGGGGACCCCGGCGGCCGGGACCGCGCCGCCGCGGTCGACGCCTTCATCGCGGGCCTCGCCGTCCCGGTCGTACTGTCCAGCACCGACCCGCAGCCTGCCGCCCGCACCACCCGCGCCGAGCGCGTCACCGTGCCGCCGCTCACCCCCGAGGAGCAGCTGCTGGTCTGGACCGACGCGCTCGACGACGTACCCCAGGTCAGCGAACGGGATCTGCGCGGCCTCGTCGCCCAGTTCTCGCTGCCCGCACACGTCATCCGCTCCGCCGCCACCACGGTGAGCCGCGCCCCGGACGGGGACGACGCCACAGCGCTGGCCTGGCGGGCCGGGCTCTACGAGTCCCGGATGGCGCTGGACGAGCTGGGCCGCCGGATCGAACCCCGGGCCGACTGGGACGACCTGGTCGTGGCCGGACGCCAGCGCGAGGTGCTCGGCGAGGTCGTCGCCCACGTACGGCAGCGCGCCACCGTCCACCAGGAGTGGGGCTTCGAGAACGTCCTGCGGCGCGGGCTCGGCGTCACCGCCCTGTTCGCCGGGGGCTCCGGCACCGGGAAGACCCTCGCCGCCGAGGTGATCGCGGGGGAACTCGGCGTAGACCTCTTCGTCATCGACCTCTCGCAGGTCGTCAGCAAGTACATCGGCGAGACGGAGAAGAACCTGCGCCGGGTCTTCGACGCCGCCGAACGCGGTGGCGCGCTGCTGCTCTTCGACGAGGCCGACGCGCTCTTCGGCAAGCGCAGCGAGGTCAAGGACAGCCACGACCGCTACGCCAACCTGGAGGTCAGCTACCTGCTCATGCGCATGGAGGCCTATCGCGGACTCGCCATCCTCACCACCAACATGAAGAAGGCCCTCGACTCCGCCTTCATGCGCCGCATCCGCTTCGTCGTCGACTTCCCCTTTCCCGGAGTGCCGGAACGCGCCGAGATCTGGCGCCGCGTCATCCCGAAGCAGACCCCCAGCAAGGGCCTGGACGCCGAGCGGCTCGCCCAGCTCACCGTCGCCGGCGGCTCCATCCGCAACATCGCGCTGGCCGGGGCCTTCCTCGCCGCCGAAGAGGGCTGCGCGCTGCAGATGCGGCACCTGCTCGCCGCGGCCGTACGGAGTACCTCAAGCTCGACCGCTCCCTCACCCCCACGGAGGTGCAGGGATGGAACTGAACGGCATCGGACTGAACGGCACGGGACGCAACGGCATGGGACGGAACGAATCCGTCCGCGCCCCGGCCCCCAGGATCAGGGTCGAGATCGGCGAACTGGTTCTCGAAGGCTTCGACTCCATCGACCATGA